A genome region from Panicum virgatum strain AP13 chromosome 4K, P.virgatum_v5, whole genome shotgun sequence includes the following:
- the LOC120703528 gene encoding splicing factor ESS-2 homolog: MLRSPGHSPRNLSPSPSPAPSSPRPPSLTPSSASAAAATTSLKRRRPEVLDEDTYVAAIERIIERDFFPDLPRLRDRLDWLQAVRSRDPLILRDAQLKILDRRRRLQRQGTGPIPTPTPATSTALRSPSFLTTPAGSVAGAAGTPEEEDEDIAAALSLDGFFRRFTSEDNESFSRILEKVNHRRHERYAHLLEPAEAKNTALLEDANRDRITDGYGTSGQPPSTLEGAKFTAKNLLMYYPADRGEAPLTEEERAERIKGMTKEIDKSNTRLHGRSMADGARPKEEEAAILYAPVAGSTPGGMAYHDPDKAKKYDLEDLRKTPNPFYLESDKKANNGYSFVRTPSPAPGVDESPFMTWGEIDGTPLRLDPDETPGGSGGSETAHFKIPLPPARDVKAHLLSRDAARKIKERSKNFQKPPLPSPVRGGSASPRTLSPAAQKFVQNAISKSAKSSNTIDESLRASYRGSTPSGSTPKTRFSRDPGLGSRSPSTRQGSTPPW; this comes from the coding sequence atgCTCCGCTCGCCGGGCCACTCGCCCCGCAACCTTTCGCCGTCACCCTCCCCCGCGCCTTCCTCCCCGCGCCCTCCCTCCCTGAcaccctcctccgcctccgccgccgccgccaccacttcattgaagcgccgccgcccggaggtGCTCGACGAGGACACCTACGTCGCGGCAATCGAGCGCATCATCGAGCGGGACTTCTTCCCGGACCTCCCGCGCCTCCGGGACCGCCTCGACTGGCTCCAGGCGGTGCGTTCCCGCGACCCGCTCATCCTCCGCGACGCGCAGCTCAAGAtcctcgaccgccgccgccgcctccagcgccAGGGGACGGGGCCCATCCCCACCCCGacgccggccacctccaccgcgctcCGCTCCCCCTCCTTCCTCACCACACCAGCCGGCTCTGTTGCCGGCGCCGCTGGCACCcccgaggaggaggatgaggacatCGCGGCTGCGCTCTCCCTCGACGGTTTCTTCCGCCGCTTCACCAGCGAGGACAACGAGTCCTTCTCCCGCATCCTCGAGAAGGTCAACCACCGCCGCCACGAGCGTTACGCCCACCTCCTGGAGCCTGCCGAGGCGAAGAACACCGCGTTGTTGGAGGACGCCAACCGCGACAGGATAACAGATGGGTATGGCACATCAGGGCAGCCACCGAGCACGCTGGAGGGCGCCAAGTTCACAGCGAAGAACCTGCTCATGTACTACCCGGCAGACCGTGGAGAGGCGCCTCTCACAGAGGAGGAGCGTGCAGAGCGTATCAAGGGGATGACCAAGGAGATTGACAAATCAAATACAAGGTTACATGGGAGATCCATGGCTGATGGTGCAAGGCCCAAGGAGGAAGAGGCTGCCATATTGTATGCACCAGTTGCAGGCTCCACTCCAGGAGGGATGGCATACCATGATCCTGACAAGGCCAAGAAGTATGATTTGGAGGATCTGAGGAAGACGCCGAACCCGTTCTACCTCGAGTCAGACAAAAAGGCCAACAATGGGTATAGTTTTGTGAGGACACCATCACCTGCACCTGGTGTGGATGAGTCACCATTCATGACATGGGGTGAAATTGATGGAACACCACTAAGGTTGGATCCTGATGAGACACCAGGTGGTTCTGGGGGTAGTGAGACAGCACATTTCAAGATCCCACTGCCTCCTGCTCGCGATGTGAAGGCACACCTGCTTTCGAGGGATGCAGCAAGGAAGATAAAGGAGCGTTCTAAAAATTTCCAGAAGCCACCATTACCATCCCCTGTGAGGGGAGGCAGTGCAAGCCCCAGAACCCTCTCACCTGCAGCACAGAAGTTTGTGCAGAATGCCATCTCAAAGTCAGCAAAGTCCTCAAACACCATTGATGAGTCTCTCCGTGCAAGCTACAGAGGTTCAACCCCATCTGGAAGCACTCCCAAGACAAGGTTTTCAAGAGATCCCGGCCTTGGATCCCGGTCTCCGTCAACGAGGCAGGGTTCCACCCCTCCTTGGTGA